The Electrophorus electricus isolate fEleEle1 chromosome 4, fEleEle1.pri, whole genome shotgun sequence region TCGGCAGGCTTCAATGGTTTTGGTAATGTGGAAATATGGGTCCTCTTCGGGGATAGCCACTAGGATGGAACGCAGCCAACTTCCTCGAGCTTGCAAGAACTTCACACGCAGCTCTGCCTCTGTAAAGACATCCATTCTGCGCAGGTACCCGATCACTCGCAGACAAACGGGGAGCTGGGAATTACTACGCAGCTGCTGTAGAAGCTGGTTCAGCATGAGCTGTGCCGACTGCCGAACCTCATGTACAATTCCCTTTGAAGGCACGAAACAGTACCACAATTAATTCATAATTGTCaggcaaacatttattataaatcGATCTTTCTGTAAACGATGGATGCCGTGAATTGCATAAACATTAAATCTTTCTGAAACAAGTACCTGAATTACGGGAAGTGACGAATGCTTTTTCTCCAGCCGCTTGACATAAGCGGCCAATTCCAGCGCTTCCTCATAGTAGCCATTACGGACGCAGGTGTCCATAAGCTGGGGGATCTCCAGAATCTCCAGGATCTCGGTGTGTCGATTTAAAGTCAAACTGTTCATGCGCCGGCTGACTCCAATGTCTTCTGCTTCTTTTATAAAGCCTCTTTTAAGAACAATACAACATATGGCCAACTCGTGATGTTAACACATCCTAGCAATATATTAGATAAATGTAAGGCAGCACAGAAATTGACATTTCATTAGACAAACCTGCATTTTTCACCAAAGCTCGGCAGTTTGTCGAGGAGTTTAGATAAACTGCTTTCTACACGTCCAAAGTCTCGATAAATTTCCTTTGTGCAATCAGCTGTGCGGATGAAGGTCTTGTAGTTGGAGAAGGCAAGCTCGCGAGTCTGCTGCAGTATCTGAGCTCTGTCCTCTGCCAAGCGCTCTGGTTCTCGGTTTAACTTTTCGACTCCGTATGAACTTAACTCTGATAAATACGTCGCAAAGTCTGGATTGTCTCTCCAGTTCTCAGGAAAACTATCCTTGAATATAGACACCAAAATACTCTCATCCTCCACGTCTACGGTCGCCATGTTTATCCTGTCTCGAGGAAACACGTCAAACCGTCATAATCCTGCGACACATATAACATCATAATCTCGCGACAGCTTGGTCTTTTTTTCCCACGATCCCACGTGGTATCACTCGAggagtttttgtgttttttggggtCTGTGGTGACTGTTCTTTATAATGCGTCCGTTAACAGACGAGGAGACGAAAACGATGTTTGAGAAGCTTTCCAAGTAGTGGGTATTCTCAACCAACAAGCCTTGATCTATGAAATATACATCTAGccatatagctagctagttaacagTCTGAAACACCACTACATTGTGCGGTAGCTACATGGCTAAAGCAGCTAACGTTAACGCTCACTCGCGAATAGCTGACAGCAAGTCATTCTACATCTAGCAAGATAGCTTGCTTAATGTGTTACAGACTTTGGCTAGCAGGCTATTACCTTTTGCTCTTGTGTGAATTTTATGCGTGCTTTTCATTCTTTTAGCATCGGTGAAAACATCAAACTCCTTGTTGATAGGCCCGACGGGACGTACTGCTTCAGACTTCACCATGATCGTGTATATTATATTAGGTAAGAATATATCTTGTACTTCGCGCTTAGGTGATGCTTTGTTAGGCAAGAGATTTTAGTAATTTGGTGTTGGGTGTCATCGTGTTGAGTATGCATTCTTCTCTTGTATTTATAAAACTAGCGAAAAGATGCTGAAGTTGGCTACAAATATATCTCGAAACAAATTGGTATCTATTGGCACGTGTTTCGGGAAGTTCACGAAGACTCAAAAGTTTCGTCTACATGTTACAGCTCTTGATTTTCTCGCTCCATACGCCAAGGTATTTTATTGAATTGTATTATTGCACGGGAAATAAAGTTGTGCAACAATTCGAGGTATTACACAATTGCTGATTTGTCTAATATAAAGATGACAATGAATTTATGCTTCATCAGAAATACATAGCTTCCAAGTATGTGGTGTCTGTTTTCTGACAGTACAAAGTCTGGGTTAAGCCTGGAGCAGAACAGTCCTTCCTATATGGCAACCACATCATGAAGTCAGGCCTTGGTAGAATTACAGAAAATACCGCACAGTACCAAGGAGTAGTGATATATTCAATGGCAGATGTACCGCTGGTGAGACATTTACTATATTCAtgtgatttttatatattgttttttgtatatattaaacattgtATCTGATCATTGTATCTGATCTGTCATGTTACAGGGCTTTGGAGTGGCAGCGAAAACCACACAGGAATGCCGGAAAGTTGACCCTATGTCGATTGTGGTGTTTCACCAAGCTGACATCGGAGAATATATTAGGAGTGAGGATACCCTGACCTGAGAGAAGAATGTATCTTTGAATGGACTGTTGGTTACTGTATAGCTACTGGACTACACATATTTTCTGTCGAATGAGACCAAAATCTACAAATTTACAACAGGGATTTTCACAAGCAATTGAGACTTCACCTGTTTAAAGGCTGTTTTTGTCAGATTTCTCCTAATTCAGTCATTGTTGATGGCcagtgttttatatatgttcCTCGGTGCCCTTCCAGAGAAGAATGCAAAGTGATTGTAATGTGGCCTAAGGTCTCTGGACCCCccatataaaaaaaacaaatgactaaAACTTCATAGTTTTAATAGTTCTGAGCCTACCtttattatgcaaaaaaaaaaactttacatatGAAAGAACAATTATTTGATGACCATTGAAAATATCTTGATAAATCAATATTCACAATGTATTTACCATAACCTTTTAGTTTCCAGTTGTAAAGACTAATGCTTTGAACATTCTCTTTGTGTCATAAGTCTAGACAATCTTGACCAGTTATTACACTTGGCATTGGGATTTTAACTTGGATCATCTGACTAATCctacacatttataaagctgtGTTATTCTACTGTTTGCATCTACAATTGACATCTTTGTGCAGGGCATTCAGGTGCAAAAAGCTTTTCCCTAGCTTTTCATCTGTACTGTTAAAGTTAATAAGCACTCCTGGAGAAATGGGACTTGTCTACCAAagttcacacagaaacactagGCAATGATGGTCAAGCCATATTTTCAAAGAACCAATGCAGTTAGGCAGTACTCTTTGTAGTGAAGAAAGCATAAGAGGTGGTCTCATTTatcaagaaaaacatttcatcttcttcctcaatacttaaaagatgtaaaaagcACAATATACATTCTCAGTGACATACATGCTAATAAAAAAGGCAGGTTTTGCAAACAGGTTTAACTAATACAACCCAGTAGAGAATTGCAGTTGGAAAGTTAGCTGTCCCCGCCCCCTGACAGCATTGTACATTTATTGTGTTACAGAAAATAATGATTAGCCAAAACATTCTCTCTTGTAAACATAAAAAAGTTGCTGTGCCATATTCCACAAAGACTATTTAATCGACAATGGACTACACACCGGTTGGCTGGACTTTTCCATATTTTCCCTTTCCACACAGACATCTAAACGATCCAAAAATAAAGAGTTAACAGTTAAGATTTTTTATTTGACTATGGATATGGAATGGCAATCTTAGGTGCTAGATCAGTGTTTTCCAGTCCCACTCAGTATCCATAGTTTCTACTTTTCCATGCTATTATAGGTTTTCAACTACAGTTCTTAGGCACAGTTTTAGGACGAGTTGAAAACTTCCCCAATTCTGCTCCCCGTTGCAGGTCCCAAGTGAGTAGATCCAGGTGTGTCAGATCAGGGCAGTTGCATTACCATCTGGAGCCCCGATTCTCAATTCTTGTTCAGTGTAGACCAGTTCTTAGAGCTTGCCAGGATAAGAGTGATGAGACAATGGCCAATCAGTTGATCCAATGTTCAGTGATTACAAAAATATGGACCAGATTCGGATTCAAGGGCTAGCAGTAACACAGAGCCTAGATCGATAATACAAGAACCAATACAATTCAATACTGTCAACAACCATGAAGTGACCAACAGTGTAGGAAGATTGAGCTCCGTCAGGAGGCAGGTGACTGGATGATTGCTGGTGCACAGATGCCTTCCAGACTATAGATTTTGTATCGCAAATACTATCGGAAAAACCTTAAACCAGCTCACCTGATTTAGATTATTTGCAATTTAGGGACATTTATTGACCTATGCCTTTAGGTTTCTATTGCCAGTACACAGATTCCTGGATCATTTGTTAGGAAACTGTGAAAATACAGATTGTCAATCAACTCAAATTCAACACCTTCTTAAATATACTCCACTTACTGCATCAACTGTTAAGTTTATAAGAGATGGTTTATGTGTCATTATAAAATCCATTAGCCACTGAGGTAAAAGCTCTCATCTTATAGAGAAGTGAAAACGTAAAATGAACAACGGGATGAGACGCAGTCACGGTATTGCAATCAGAAAGGGATTCCTTAAATAAGGACTCGTGTAATATGTGTTCTGTCTCAACAAGTACTCAGAAATGATTCTGTCAGAGCTCTTATGATGGTTAGTGAGTCTTGAACTACATGCTAAATAGAAAGCTTGGATGAGCTCAGACCAAACCCCCattgtggggtctggtgtgagCTCTTAGACAGGGCTGGCTGGACTCAAGTGGGCAAAGTGGAAAAGGTCCTGCATCTtgcgcgcacatgcgcacacacttcAATGTGATGTGTCTAGTTCCACGCCAAACAAGTGCAAAGTTGATCTCAGATGTAGCTTCCAGTTAgttaaacagtttaaatactGAGTCTAAATATTCAGTgccatttatatttaaaatgaggCTTGAGAAGTAATTGTCTTTACAATATAAGGGGCTAAAATAATGCCATTTATGGCTCACGATTTAAATTGTGATAAATTCTAGAGCTACAACAGTATAACCTGAATTTTACTATAGACTAGAGCAAACACAACATAAGACGGACTTGAAAACTTTCTTGGCAAATAAGATATTCAAATTTCAATTTGGTCAGTGAAATGTTCTTTGAGTGACCAAGATTTGATCATTGGAAAGACTGTTTGGAATACGAGTGCTCTGAAGCAATAGCCTTTGATTAAACTGTGGCTATAGCTGATGTTCTCAACACCTTTGTTTATGCA contains the following coding sequences:
- the nip7 gene encoding 60S ribosome subunit biogenesis protein NIP7 homolog, which codes for MRPLTDEETKTMFEKLSKYIGENIKLLVDRPDGTYCFRLHHDRVYYISEKMLKLATNISRNKLVSIGTCFGKFTKTQKFRLHVTALDFLAPYAKYKVWVKPGAEQSFLYGNHIMKSGLGRITENTAQYQGVVIYSMADVPLGFGVAAKTTQECRKVDPMSIVVFHQADIGEYIRSEDTLT